The following proteins are encoded in a genomic region of uncultured Ilyobacter sp.:
- a CDS encoding YdcF family protein: MFILGKIIGQLVVSPAIFIALFIFIGIYSNRYNLQKIKRMSILLGVVLYVITIRPTVDLTAKLVENRFEPASAMEIKKGEVYVVLGGGITEKTPVGNIPSEHASVRLMNAAILYNKYPKKIYITGGKVTNQQVSESSVYKKTLIGLNVPESDILIEEKSRTTMENARYTSELLKKSNIKNIILVTSASHMARSKMTFEKQGFDVTPAPCDYIQNHKKYNILDYIPRGDNMSYFMRLVWELVGIVYYGIRGYL, encoded by the coding sequence ATGTTTATACTTGGAAAAATAATAGGTCAGCTAGTGGTATCTCCTGCAATATTTATAGCATTGTTTATTTTTATAGGAATATATTCAAACAGATATAACCTTCAAAAAATAAAAAGAATGAGTATTCTGTTGGGAGTAGTTTTATATGTCATAACAATAAGGCCTACAGTGGATTTAACCGCTAAACTAGTGGAAAACAGGTTTGAACCCGCCTCAGCTATGGAAATAAAAAAGGGAGAAGTTTATGTGGTCTTAGGGGGTGGGATTACAGAAAAAACTCCAGTGGGGAATATTCCTAGTGAACATGCCTCGGTGAGGCTTATGAATGCAGCAATTTTATACAATAAATATCCAAAAAAAATATACATAACCGGTGGGAAGGTTACAAATCAACAGGTCAGCGAAAGTTCTGTATATAAGAAAACTTTAATAGGTTTAAATGTTCCAGAGTCGGATATTCTCATAGAGGAGAAAAGTAGAACAACTATGGAAAATGCCAGATATACATCTGAACTCCTAAAAAAATCCAATATTAAAAATATAATATTGGTTACCTCGGCATCTCATATGGCAAGAAGTAAAATGACTTTTGAAAAGCAAGGATTTGACGTAACTCCGGCACCATGTGACTATATACAAAACCATAAAAAATACAATATACTGGATTATATTCCAAGAGGTGACAACATGTCTTATTTTATGAGGCTTGTATGGGAACTTGTAGGTATTGTCTACTATGGAATCAGAGGTTACTTATAG
- a CDS encoding sirohydrochlorin cobaltochelatase — protein sequence MKKFGILAGALLLAGTLFASEGYEKKPMFESMKAQDKGAVVMVHFGSSYPETRKLTIDAINEKAEAEFGDLEVRDAFTSRIIMRILEKRGIDKDNPQEVLEALKAEGYTHVLVQATHVIDGIESENLKKEIEEFEDDFKEIRLGKSLLTTPEDYKEVAHILGDRIGKLKRKEAAVFVGHGTHDTATAAYPMMDYVFKSEGYKNFYVGTIEGYPTFDNVVSRLKKAKIKKVKLMPFMFVAGDHANNDIAVDWKEMLEEKGFKVEVILEGLGQQAKIQDIYMKHAKFASENEAEDMAKKKKGYAAGKE from the coding sequence ATGAAGAAATTTGGTATTTTGGCAGGAGCATTACTGCTGGCAGGAACACTTTTTGCATCAGAAGGATATGAAAAAAAGCCGATGTTTGAAAGTATGAAGGCTCAAGACAAAGGTGCAGTTGTAATGGTACATTTTGGGAGCAGCTATCCTGAAACTAGGAAACTTACCATCGATGCGATTAATGAAAAGGCAGAGGCGGAGTTTGGAGATTTAGAAGTCAGAGATGCTTTCACATCAAGGATCATAATGAGAATACTTGAAAAAAGAGGGATAGATAAAGACAATCCACAAGAGGTTTTAGAAGCCTTAAAGGCTGAGGGATACACTCATGTGTTAGTTCAGGCAACTCACGTAATCGACGGTATAGAGTCTGAAAATCTAAAAAAAGAGATAGAAGAATTTGAGGACGACTTCAAAGAGATAAGACTTGGGAAATCACTTCTTACAACACCAGAGGATTATAAGGAAGTAGCTCATATTTTGGGAGATAGAATAGGAAAATTAAAGAGAAAAGAAGCTGCGGTATTTGTAGGACACGGAACTCATGATACAGCAACTGCTGCATACCCTATGATGGATTATGTCTTCAAGTCTGAAGGATACAAGAATTTTTATGTGGGGACTATAGAGGGATATCCTACATTTGACAATGTAGTTTCTAGGCTGAAAAAAGCGAAGATAAAAAAAGTAAAGCTTATGCCTTTTATGTTTGTAGCAGGAGATCATGCTAATAATGACATTGCTGTAGACTGGAAAGAGATGCTAGAAGAAAAAGGCTTCAAGGTAGAAGTTATCTTAGAGGGTCTAGGACAGCAGGCCAAAATACAAGATATCTACATGAAGCATGCAAAATTTGCATCTGAAAATGAAGCAGAGGATATGGCTAAAAAGAAAAAAGGATACGCTGCAGGTAAAGAGTAG
- a CDS encoding ABC transporter ATP-binding protein, producing MKDLLCFARYYKPHFKLVLLDFICAFAMAGLDLLFPLLVQKTLDDVIPKGDLKLLYIFGAVLVALYLLRYLASYVVYYWGKMLGILIEYDMRRDLFAHVQKLSFTFFDNTKTGAIMSRIVNDLSYISEFAHIGPEDFFLAILKFTGTFIIMFTMNKKLTLIIFSLVPLLIWFAAAKKNLMKISFGKSRKKISAINSQVEDSISGIRVVQAFTNEKFENEKFQKKNTEFREAKRENFKLSAEYFSGLSFIMNIIQLVTLFFGGIFILKGEITAGIVIGFLLYVSKFMEPIRRMMLLMQSFQKGMAGFVRFRELMEKDPEIKDRSDAVVLKKPRGTIKFEDVSFKYSSSEQDILKNFSMSIKSGEKVALVGSSGAGKTTICNLIPRFYEVERGAIKIDDRDIRDYTLESLRDNIGIIQQDVFLFSGSIEENILYGNLTASREDVIEAAKKARIYDFILSLTDGFDTNVGERGVKLSGGQKQRIAIARIFLKNPKILILDEATSALDNNTERLIQESIDELTTDRTTITIAHRLSTIENADRIIVLNSQGIVEEGTHNDLVEKKGEYFSLVEKHIQETA from the coding sequence ATGAAGGATCTACTTTGTTTTGCAAGATATTATAAACCTCATTTTAAATTAGTTCTATTGGACTTTATTTGTGCTTTTGCCATGGCTGGTCTAGACCTTTTGTTTCCCTTACTGGTGCAAAAGACCCTAGACGACGTTATCCCAAAGGGAGACCTGAAACTCCTTTATATATTCGGTGCAGTCCTCGTGGCCCTTTATTTACTCCGATATCTTGCCAGTTATGTTGTCTATTACTGGGGTAAGATGTTAGGAATCCTTATAGAGTATGACATGAGGAGAGATCTCTTTGCCCATGTCCAGAAACTTTCCTTTACATTTTTTGACAATACAAAAACTGGGGCAATAATGTCTAGAATAGTAAATGATCTAAGTTATATATCTGAATTTGCTCATATAGGTCCTGAGGATTTCTTTTTAGCTATACTAAAATTTACAGGGACATTTATAATCATGTTTACCATGAACAAAAAGCTCACACTTATCATATTCTCTCTTGTTCCCCTGCTCATATGGTTTGCAGCAGCCAAGAAGAACTTGATGAAAATATCCTTTGGGAAATCCAGAAAAAAAATCTCTGCCATAAACTCCCAGGTAGAAGACTCTATCTCTGGGATAAGGGTCGTCCAGGCCTTTACAAATGAGAAATTTGAAAATGAAAAATTCCAGAAAAAAAATACAGAGTTCAGAGAAGCAAAGAGGGAAAATTTCAAATTATCGGCAGAATATTTTTCAGGCCTTAGTTTTATAATGAACATCATCCAGCTGGTTACCCTGTTTTTTGGTGGGATATTCATCCTAAAAGGCGAGATCACTGCTGGTATAGTAATCGGTTTTCTTTTGTACGTGTCAAAATTCATGGAGCCTATCAGAAGAATGATGCTCCTTATGCAGAGTTTCCAAAAAGGTATGGCAGGTTTTGTACGGTTTAGAGAATTAATGGAGAAAGATCCCGAGATAAAAGATAGGTCAGATGCAGTTGTCCTTAAAAAACCTAGGGGAACCATAAAATTTGAAGATGTTTCTTTTAAATACTCCTCATCTGAACAGGATATTTTGAAAAACTTTTCCATGTCTATAAAATCCGGAGAAAAGGTGGCTTTGGTGGGAAGCAGCGGAGCAGGTAAGACCACCATATGTAATCTCATCCCTAGATTTTATGAGGTGGAAAGAGGAGCTATAAAAATTGACGACAGGGATATAAGGGACTATACCCTAGAATCTCTGAGAGATAACATAGGGATAATACAGCAGGACGTTTTTCTATTTAGTGGCAGTATAGAGGAGAATATCCTCTATGGAAATCTCACTGCTTCTAGGGAAGATGTTATAGAGGCTGCCAAGAAAGCCAGAATTTATGACTTTATCTTATCTCTCACCGATGGCTTTGACACAAATGTAGGGGAGAGAGGGGTAAAACTAAGCGGCGGTCAGAAACAGAGAATCGCCATTGCCAGAATATTTTTGAAAAACCCCAAAATATTGATTCTAGACGAAGCCACCAGTGCATTAGACAACAATACTGAAAGACTTATCCAAGAATCAATAGACGAACTCACTACAGACAGGACTACTATAACAATTGCTCATAGACTCTCTACAATCGAAAATGCAGACAGAATAATTGTCTTAAACAGCCAGGGAATTGTAGAAGAGGGAACTCATAACGACCTGGTAGAAAAAAAAGGAGAATATTTCTCACTAGTAGAAAAACATATTCAGGAGACCGCATAG
- a CDS encoding bifunctional diguanylate cyclase/phosphodiesterase, with translation MKNIVSAIDVLEKWTTPKGLRKIMVIFFIMSLQIMIYRVVYMTGGAKFSYSQAMYIPLILGALFFGIVGGVIFGVSGGILLGPLMPLDTITMELQDFINWNYRLGFYILIGLITGVIMDFLLSTIKKLNKLSFYNHFTDLPNARYFENMRIKENTPGYFFIIEMNNYSQILYNLGYEFSMKLVKAFSKEVSSITKAYEDSQLFHLQDNKFGVLIKNLDEKEISKKFLQLGQIALKVDGIEVHPYIFIGAARCEKNSCDLLKKAEYARLFAKKNLRDYHMYIPEISSKIDSNFKLFEEFPKAINNDEFFLCYHPKFEVSTGLVKEAEVLIRWMHPKKGTVGPNEFIPYLETTTFITKITKWILRQSLKSLNIMEKAGVDVKLSINVPLKILEDPEFIAYLKELRQMGYPLKKIEFEILERDCVEDFKKISQIMNSIKKMGIRFSLDDFGTGYSALSYVKKLPFDKIKLDMMFIKDLEQSRENMGIVKSAIDMAHNMGITVVAEGVESENTLEMLKKLKCDYAQGFYFNHPLRRVDFIKWYHSDENIKFFQERTS, from the coding sequence TTGAAAAATATCGTATCAGCTATAGACGTTTTAGAAAAATGGACCACCCCAAAAGGTCTCAGAAAGATAATGGTGATTTTTTTTATAATGTCACTTCAGATCATGATTTATAGAGTGGTATATATGACTGGGGGAGCAAAATTCTCCTATTCTCAGGCTATGTATATTCCTCTCATACTAGGAGCACTTTTTTTTGGGATCGTAGGCGGAGTTATTTTTGGAGTGAGCGGCGGTATTCTTTTAGGACCTCTAATGCCTTTAGACACCATCACCATGGAGTTGCAAGATTTTATAAACTGGAACTACAGGCTCGGTTTTTATATCCTTATAGGGCTGATAACCGGTGTAATAATGGACTTTTTACTTTCCACCATAAAAAAACTAAACAAACTGAGCTTTTATAATCATTTTACGGATCTTCCCAATGCCAGGTATTTTGAAAATATGAGGATAAAAGAAAATACTCCGGGATATTTTTTCATAATCGAGATGAACAACTATTCCCAGATTCTTTACAATCTAGGCTATGAGTTCAGTATGAAGTTAGTAAAAGCCTTTTCCAAAGAAGTTTCAAGTATTACAAAAGCTTACGAAGATAGTCAGTTATTTCATCTTCAGGACAATAAATTTGGGGTTCTCATAAAGAATCTAGATGAAAAGGAGATTTCAAAAAAGTTTCTGCAGCTTGGGCAGATAGCCTTGAAGGTAGACGGTATAGAGGTTCACCCCTATATATTTATAGGGGCTGCCAGGTGCGAAAAAAACAGTTGTGACCTCCTGAAAAAAGCTGAATATGCAAGACTTTTTGCCAAGAAAAATCTACGAGACTACCATATGTATATCCCAGAGATATCCTCAAAGATTGACAGTAATTTCAAGCTTTTTGAAGAATTCCCAAAAGCAATAAATAATGATGAGTTTTTTCTCTGCTATCACCCTAAATTCGAGGTTTCCACTGGACTGGTGAAAGAGGCCGAAGTTCTCATAAGGTGGATGCATCCTAAAAAGGGAACTGTAGGCCCCAATGAATTTATACCTTACCTTGAGACCACCACCTTTATAACAAAAATTACTAAGTGGATTTTAAGGCAGTCTTTGAAATCTCTCAACATAATGGAAAAAGCCGGTGTTGATGTCAAACTTTCAATAAATGTCCCTCTAAAGATTTTAGAAGATCCCGAATTCATCGCCTATCTCAAAGAATTGAGACAGATGGGTTATCCTTTAAAGAAAATAGAATTTGAAATCCTAGAAAGAGACTGTGTTGAAGACTTTAAAAAAATATCTCAAATAATGAACTCCATAAAAAAAATGGGAATTAGATTTTCTCTAGATGATTTTGGTACTGGGTACTCGGCACTTTCCTATGTAAAAAAACTTCCCTTCGATAAGATAAAATTGGATATGATGTTTATAAAGGACTTAGAACAGAGTAGAGAAAATATGGGAATAGTAAAATCTGCCATAGATATGGCTCACAATATGGGCATCACCGTTGTGGCTGAGGGAGTAGAATCGGAAAACACCCTTGAGATGCTAAAAAAACTAAAATGTGACTATGCCCAGGGATTTTATTTTAACCACCCACTGAGACGGGTAGATTTTATCAAATGGTATCACAGTGATGAAAATATAAAATTTTTCCAAGAGAGAACATCTTGA
- a CDS encoding sirohydrochlorin cobaltochelatase, translating to MTKNNLPDNNFDICGNGKKGILMVHFGTVKSEVRKNTLGFLNKNIAEKFQDFHIREAYTSRMIIKRIYTKYEVRKSTPKEALRMMAQEGFTHVIVQASHVINGLEGEYLKDEIRYFKDEFQDIRVGDPLLTLPEDYIQIADIFKEEFESIGGAVVLAGHGTRHHSNSAYGMLQTVFNIKDMEEFYIGTVEGYPALEHLIPQLKKNKVKKVTLVPFMIVAGNHATEDINGEWREILEKEGFSVEVVMRGMGEMPEIHEIFAGHIKRAMDSKEEKLKDKKNKILKSI from the coding sequence ATGACAAAGAATAATTTACCAGATAATAATTTTGATATTTGTGGAAACGGGAAAAAGGGAATTCTCATGGTTCACTTTGGCACAGTAAAAAGCGAAGTGAGAAAAAACACCCTAGGCTTTCTAAATAAAAATATAGCTGAAAAATTTCAGGATTTTCATATAAGAGAAGCCTATACGTCGAGGATGATAATAAAAAGAATATATACAAAATATGAAGTCAGAAAAAGTACCCCAAAGGAAGCCCTCAGGATGATGGCTCAGGAGGGATTTACCCATGTGATAGTCCAGGCTAGCCACGTGATAAACGGTCTAGAGGGAGAGTATCTAAAAGATGAGATCAGATATTTTAAAGATGAATTTCAGGATATAAGAGTAGGAGACCCACTTTTGACTCTTCCAGAGGATTATATACAGATAGCCGATATTTTCAAGGAAGAATTTGAAAGTATAGGGGGGGCAGTGGTTCTAGCAGGGCACGGGACAAGGCATCACTCCAACTCTGCCTATGGTATGCTCCAGACAGTTTTTAACATAAAAGATATGGAGGAATTTTACATAGGTACTGTAGAGGGATACCCAGCCTTAGAGCACCTTATCCCTCAGCTGAAAAAAAACAAGGTAAAAAAGGTTACCCTTGTTCCTTTTATGATAGTGGCAGGAAACCATGCAACAGAGGATATAAATGGAGAATGGCGTGAGATTCTGGAAAAAGAAGGCTTCTCTGTGGAAGTTGTTATGAGGGGAATGGGAGAGATGCCTGAGATACACGAGATATTTGCCGGGCATATCAAAAGGGCAATGGATTCTAAAGAGGAAAAGCTCAAAGATAAAAAGAATAAGATACTGAAAAGTATATAA
- the fusA gene encoding elongation factor G yields the protein MKNYEMNQIRNVAFLGHGGSGKTTLAESLLYISGAINRMGNVDEGNTVSDYDKEEIHRRFSVNASVVPLEYEGHKYNILDTPGYFDFEGEVVSSLRVAGGAVIVVDATSGVEVGTEKSWKKLEERGIPRIFFINKMDKGFVNYTKLLGELKDKFGKKVAPFCIPIGEKDNFQGFVNVVDLKGRKFDGKKCVDSEIPSDTDISEIRNMLFEAVAESDEELMEKYFAGEEFTQEEIHKGLHKGVVAGDIVPVLVGSAVKGIGVHTLFEMLYDYMPTPKEMKDGERVGTNPESGDVELRRVDEAEEFSAIIFKTIVDPFVGKVSLFKVNSGVLKKDMEIFNSTKHKKEKISNIFFLRGIKQIDAEEIRSGDIGATTKLQYAETGDTLCTKGHPIVYPNIDFPKPCLYMAVEPQNKSDDEKISLSLQRLTEEDPTFVVERNYETKQLLIGGLGEKHLRVIIHKLENKFGVHSIVSEPKIAYRETIKKSIDIEGRHKKQSGGAGQFGDVFIKFEPSQEEFEFVDQIKGGVVPKQYIPAVEKGLLEAKNKGILAGYPMINFKATLHDGSYHSVDSNELSFKQAAILAFRKGIPNADPVMLEPIMKAEIVIPENYMGDIMGDINKRRGRILGMNPVSQGEQKVIAEVPQSEMIKYATDLRSITQARGKFELSFERYEEMPPHLAKRVIDEVK from the coding sequence ATGAAAAACTATGAGATGAATCAAATAAGAAATGTAGCTTTTCTAGGCCATGGAGGAAGCGGGAAGACTACCCTCGCCGAATCACTTCTCTACATATCCGGTGCCATAAACAGGATGGGGAATGTAGATGAAGGAAACACAGTTTCAGATTATGATAAAGAGGAAATTCACAGAAGATTCTCTGTAAATGCTTCAGTGGTACCTTTAGAATACGAAGGGCATAAATATAATATTCTGGATACTCCCGGTTACTTCGACTTTGAAGGTGAGGTTGTCTCTTCTCTCAGAGTTGCAGGAGGGGCTGTAATTGTAGTAGATGCAACTTCTGGAGTAGAGGTAGGGACAGAAAAATCCTGGAAAAAATTGGAAGAGCGGGGAATCCCCAGAATATTTTTTATTAACAAGATGGATAAGGGATTTGTCAATTATACCAAGCTATTAGGAGAACTCAAGGATAAATTTGGGAAAAAAGTGGCTCCTTTCTGCATACCAATTGGAGAAAAGGATAATTTTCAGGGATTTGTAAATGTAGTGGACTTAAAGGGAAGAAAATTTGACGGTAAAAAATGTGTGGACAGTGAAATCCCTTCAGATACCGATATTTCAGAGATAAGAAACATGCTTTTTGAGGCTGTGGCAGAATCTGATGAAGAACTTATGGAAAAATACTTCGCAGGAGAGGAGTTCACCCAGGAGGAGATCCACAAGGGGCTGCATAAAGGCGTAGTGGCTGGAGATATAGTTCCGGTACTGGTTGGTTCTGCAGTAAAGGGTATAGGGGTCCATACACTGTTTGAGATGCTCTATGACTATATGCCTACTCCAAAAGAGATGAAAGATGGGGAAAGAGTGGGGACAAATCCAGAGAGCGGAGATGTAGAGCTAAGAAGAGTAGATGAAGCAGAAGAATTTTCTGCCATAATTTTTAAAACTATCGTAGATCCCTTTGTCGGAAAGGTATCCCTGTTTAAGGTGAACTCGGGAGTTCTAAAAAAAGATATGGAGATTTTTAATTCAACTAAACATAAAAAAGAAAAAATATCTAATATATTTTTTCTAAGGGGGATAAAGCAGATAGATGCAGAGGAGATACGGTCTGGGGATATAGGGGCTACTACAAAACTCCAGTATGCAGAAACTGGAGATACTCTTTGTACCAAGGGTCATCCTATTGTATACCCGAATATAGATTTTCCTAAACCTTGCCTTTATATGGCGGTGGAACCTCAGAATAAAAGTGACGATGAGAAGATAAGTTTATCTCTGCAAAGGCTCACTGAAGAGGACCCGACCTTTGTAGTAGAACGTAACTATGAGACTAAGCAGCTTCTTATAGGGGGATTAGGAGAGAAACATCTAAGAGTAATAATTCATAAACTGGAAAATAAATTCGGTGTTCACAGTATTGTATCCGAGCCTAAGATTGCTTATAGAGAAACTATAAAAAAATCAATAGATATAGAGGGAAGGCATAAAAAACAGTCTGGAGGAGCAGGTCAATTTGGAGATGTCTTTATAAAATTTGAACCTAGTCAAGAGGAGTTTGAATTTGTAGACCAAATAAAAGGAGGAGTAGTACCAAAGCAGTATATTCCCGCAGTTGAAAAAGGACTACTAGAGGCTAAAAATAAGGGAATTCTAGCGGGATATCCAATGATAAATTTCAAAGCCACTCTTCATGACGGATCATATCATTCTGTTGATTCTAATGAGCTTTCTTTTAAGCAGGCTGCAATATTAGCCTTTAGAAAAGGAATTCCAAATGCTGACCCTGTAATGCTAGAACCGATTATGAAGGCTGAGATAGTAATACCTGAAAATTATATGGGTGATATAATGGGAGATATTAATAAACGTCGAGGAAGAATATTAGGGATGAATCCTGTATCTCAGGGAGAACAAAAGGTCATAGCTGAGGTTCCCCAAAGTGAGATGATAAAATATGCAACAGACCTAAGGTCGATAACTCAGGCAAGGGGTAAATTTGAGCTTTCATTTGAAAGATATGAAGAGATGCCGCCGCATCTTGCAAAAAGGGTAATTGATGAGGTAAAATAA